Proteins encoded together in one Hymenobacter monticola window:
- the rplR gene encoding 50S ribosomal protein L18: MAFDKATRRKRIQRIIRTKVSGTSERPRLSVFRSNTGIYAQIIDDTAGRTLAAASSKKVTAEGGNGVALAAAVGRQIAEVAKEKGITKVVFDRSGYLYHGRVKSLAEGAREGGLNF; the protein is encoded by the coding sequence ATGGCATTTGATAAAGCAACTCGCCGCAAGCGGATTCAGCGCATCATCCGCACGAAAGTGTCCGGCACCTCGGAGCGTCCGCGCCTGTCGGTGTTCCGCAGCAACACGGGCATCTACGCCCAGATTATCGACGACACGGCTGGCCGCACGCTGGCTGCCGCTTCCTCGAAAAAAGTAACCGCCGAAGGTGGTAACGGTGTGGCCCTGGCCGCTGCCGTTGGCCGGCAAATCGCCGAAGTAGCCAAGGAGAAAGGCATCACGAAAGTGGTGTTCGACCGCTCGGGCTACCTCTACCACGGTCGCGTAAAATCATTGGCTGAAGGTGCCCGCGAAGGCGGCCTCAATTTCTAA
- the rplF gene encoding 50S ribosomal protein L6, which produces MSRIGKLPIAVPAGVAISVDKDNTVTVKGPKGTLTTPVDRDIAVAIEDGTLTVTRPTEQKRHKAMHGLYRSLINNMVTGVSTGFTKQLELVGVGYKATATGSTLELALGYSHNVYLALPKEVAATAVTEKGKNPIVTLTSIDNQLLGQVAAKIRSLRKVEPYKGKGVRFVGEVIRRKAGKTASK; this is translated from the coding sequence ATGTCACGTATTGGTAAACTGCCGATTGCCGTCCCCGCCGGGGTCGCCATCTCGGTCGACAAAGACAACACGGTGACGGTGAAAGGCCCCAAGGGCACGCTGACCACCCCGGTGGACCGCGACATCGCCGTTGCTATCGAAGACGGTACCCTCACCGTAACCCGTCCCACCGAGCAGAAGCGCCACAAGGCCATGCACGGCCTCTACCGCTCGCTCATCAACAACATGGTAACCGGTGTGAGCACCGGCTTCACCAAGCAGCTTGAACTGGTAGGCGTAGGCTACAAAGCCACCGCTACCGGCAGCACGCTGGAGCTGGCCCTCGGTTACTCGCACAACGTGTACTTGGCCCTGCCGAAAGAAGTAGCCGCCACGGCCGTTACTGAAAAAGGCAAAAACCCCATCGTGACCCTGACCAGCATCGATAACCAGCTGCTTGGCCAAGTGGCCGCCAAAATCCGTTCGCTGCGCAAAGTGGAGCCCTACAAAGGCAAAGGTGTGCGCTTCGTGGGTGAAGTTATCCGTCGCAAAGCTGGTAAAACGGCTTCTAAATAA
- the rpsH gene encoding 30S ribosomal protein S8 — MNTDPIADYLTRVRNAIKANHRVVEIPASNIKKEITKVLYHKGYIQSYRFDDSSVQGTIKIALKYNPTTKAPAITKLQRVSTPGLRQYVAADNLPRVLSGLGVAIISTSKGVMTEKECKTENVGGEVLCYVY; from the coding sequence ATGAACACTGACCCCATTGCCGACTACCTGACCCGGGTGCGCAACGCCATCAAGGCGAACCACCGGGTGGTAGAAATCCCGGCCAGCAACATCAAAAAGGAAATCACGAAAGTGCTGTACCACAAAGGGTACATCCAGTCGTACCGTTTTGATGATTCGTCGGTTCAGGGCACCATCAAAATCGCCCTGAAGTACAACCCCACCACGAAGGCCCCCGCCATCACCAAGCTGCAGCGCGTTTCGACGCCCGGCTTGCGTCAGTACGTGGCCGCCGACAACCTGCCCCGCGTCCTCAGCGGCCTGGGCGTCGCCATCATCTCGACTTCGAAAGGCGTGATGACCGAGAAAGAGTGCAAAACCGAGAACGTGGGCGGCGAGGTGCTGTGCTACGTGTACTAG
- a CDS encoding NAD(P)-dependent oxidoreductase, protein MQPTTTTGWIGLGNMGTPMARRLLAAGLPLTAYNRGPAKAEALRAEGATVAPTPAAVLDAAQVIFIMVSDDQAIRELFTGEHGLLQSGAIGKLIVNMSTVSPGVSQDVAALSRTHGHEYLDAPVSGSVKQAETGQLAIMVGGEEAAFRQAEPLFAHLGKLALRVGPTGAGNTAKLAMNTLLGFQAQGLAEAVLFAQQHGLETADLLNLIKSSALASVFINLKGEAILNENYQAAFALKLLAKDLRLAKAEGSNTPLANVAHQTFQEAEATHGDEDVIAILKHLQQ, encoded by the coding sequence ATGCAACCCACCACAACCACCGGCTGGATTGGCCTCGGCAACATGGGCACGCCCATGGCGCGCCGCCTGCTCGCCGCTGGCCTCCCTCTCACCGCCTACAACCGCGGCCCCGCCAAAGCCGAAGCCCTGCGCGCCGAAGGGGCCACAGTCGCGCCCACCCCCGCCGCCGTGCTCGATGCCGCACAAGTCATCTTCATCATGGTATCGGATGACCAAGCCATCCGGGAACTGTTCACCGGCGAGCACGGCCTGCTACAATCCGGCGCCATCGGCAAGCTCATCGTCAACATGAGCACCGTCTCGCCCGGCGTCAGTCAGGATGTAGCTGCGCTTAGCCGCACCCACGGCCACGAGTACCTCGATGCGCCGGTATCCGGCAGCGTGAAGCAAGCCGAAACTGGCCAACTCGCTATCATGGTGGGAGGGGAGGAAGCAGCCTTCCGGCAAGCCGAACCCTTGTTCGCCCACCTCGGCAAGCTCGCCCTGCGCGTGGGCCCCACCGGCGCCGGCAACACCGCCAAGCTGGCCATGAACACCCTGCTCGGCTTCCAGGCCCAGGGCTTGGCCGAAGCCGTCCTCTTCGCTCAGCAGCACGGGCTGGAAACGGCCGACTTGCTCAATCTCATCAAAAGCAGCGCCCTTGCCAGCGTCTTCATCAACCTCAAGGGCGAGGCCATTCTCAATGAGAATTACCAAGCCGCCTTCGCTCTTAAGCTACTTGCCAAAGACCTGCGCCTAGCCAAAGCCGAGGGCTCGAATACCCCGCTGGCCAATGTAGCCCATCAGACCTTTCAGGAAGCTGAAGCCACGCACGGCGACGAAGACGTGATTGCCATTCTCAAGCATTTGCAGCAGTAA
- a CDS encoding HEAT repeat domain-containing protein has product MDFLSSDWTIAQPALDKLVSIGGDEVFEFLISFLPGTNTTLRNRASIALHDLKDSRAVKPLMQAITKKENENYRGTMVYALENLNCSHLLVEMFDLLFYGNAEVKMGAMSILDEQIFEFDSDDLHTIQAKWNDVQQHPELCPEYTEHKEDIQHTVDGFVAYLAD; this is encoded by the coding sequence ATGGATTTTCTATCATCGGATTGGACCATTGCTCAGCCTGCTCTAGATAAGCTAGTAAGCATTGGCGGGGACGAAGTATTTGAATTTCTCATTTCCTTTCTTCCCGGGACTAATACTACGTTGCGAAATCGCGCGTCCATTGCTCTGCACGATTTAAAAGATAGCCGTGCTGTGAAGCCCCTGATGCAGGCAATTACCAAAAAGGAAAATGAAAACTATCGGGGTACAATGGTATATGCCCTAGAAAATTTGAACTGTTCTCACCTACTAGTTGAAATGTTTGACTTGCTATTTTACGGAAATGCCGAAGTCAAAATGGGAGCAATGAGCATATTAGATGAACAGATATTCGAGTTCGATTCGGATGACCTACATACTATTCAAGCCAAATGGAATGACGTGCAACAACATCCTGAGCTATGCCCTGAGTATACTGAACACAAAGAGGATATTCAGCATACAGTTGATGGTTTTGTTGCCTATTTAGCGGATTAA
- the rpsN gene encoding 30S ribosomal protein S14, whose translation MAKESIKARERKRIATVARYAEKRKALKAAGDYEGLDKLPKNASPVRLHNRDMIDGRPRGYMRKFGISRVRFREMALAGKIPGVTKSSW comes from the coding sequence ATGGCTAAAGAATCCATCAAAGCACGGGAGCGCAAGCGCATTGCCACCGTGGCCCGCTACGCTGAGAAGCGTAAGGCGCTGAAAGCTGCCGGCGACTACGAAGGTCTCGACAAGCTGCCCAAAAACGCGTCGCCCGTGCGCCTGCACAACCGCGACATGATTGACGGCCGCCCCCGCGGCTACATGCGCAAGTTTGGCATCAGCCGCGTGCGTTTCCGCGAAATGGCCCTCGCCGGCAAAATCCCCGGCGTGACCAAGTCGAGCTGGTAG
- the rplE gene encoding 50S ribosomal protein L5 → MARLKDIYQKDVVPALQEKFQFKSIMQVPRITKICINRGIGAAVADKKLVDNGVEELTTITGQKAVPTIAKRSVSNFKLREGMPIGAKVTLRGERMYEFMDRLLTVALPRVRDFKGINDKGFDGRGNYTLGVKEQIIFPEISIDKIKGISGMDITFVTTAENDEQSYELLKAFGMPFANAKKDA, encoded by the coding sequence ATGGCACGACTCAAGGATATTTATCAGAAAGACGTAGTACCGGCGCTCCAGGAGAAATTCCAGTTCAAGAGCATCATGCAGGTACCGCGCATCACCAAAATCTGCATCAACCGCGGCATTGGCGCGGCGGTAGCCGATAAGAAATTGGTGGATAACGGCGTGGAAGAGCTCACGACCATCACCGGTCAGAAAGCCGTTCCGACCATCGCCAAGCGTTCGGTGTCGAACTTTAAGCTCCGCGAAGGCATGCCCATCGGTGCAAAAGTGACCCTGCGCGGCGAACGCATGTACGAGTTCATGGACCGTCTGCTGACGGTGGCCCTGCCCCGCGTACGTGACTTCAAGGGCATCAACGACAAAGGTTTCGACGGCCGTGGCAACTATACGCTCGGCGTGAAGGAGCAAATCATCTTCCCCGAAATCTCGATTGACAAAATCAAAGGCATCTCGGGCATGGACATCACGTTCGTGACCACGGCCGAGAACGACGAGCAGAGCTACGAGCTGCTCAAGGCGTTCGGCATGCCTTTCGCCAACGCTAAAAAAGACGCTTAA
- the rplX gene encoding 50S ribosomal protein L24 produces MAIKKADPVQLHVKSGDTVKVIAGDEKGKTGVIKSVNRVTQRVVVEGLNLMTKHNKPSAKSPQGGITKIEGSIHVSNVKKVDSANA; encoded by the coding sequence ATGGCTATCAAGAAAGCAGACCCCGTGCAACTGCACGTGAAGTCGGGCGATACCGTGAAGGTGATTGCCGGCGACGAGAAGGGCAAAACCGGCGTGATTAAGTCGGTGAACCGGGTAACCCAGCGCGTGGTGGTGGAAGGTCTCAACCTGATGACCAAGCACAACAAGCCGAGCGCAAAGTCGCCCCAGGGCGGCATCACCAAAATCGAAGGCTCGATTCACGTTTCCAACGTGAAGAAAGTTGATTCGGCCAACGCTTAA
- the rplN gene encoding 50S ribosomal protein L14: protein MIQQESRLTVADNSGAKEVLCIRVLGGTGKKYASVGDKIVVAIKSAIPSGNAKKGTVSKAVVVRVKKEVRRKDGSYIRFDDNAAVLLNNNDEPRGTRIFGPVARELRERQFMKIVSLAPEVI, encoded by the coding sequence ATGATACAGCAAGAATCCCGCCTGACGGTGGCCGACAACAGCGGCGCCAAGGAAGTCCTCTGCATCCGCGTTCTGGGTGGCACGGGCAAGAAATACGCCAGCGTTGGCGACAAGATTGTGGTGGCCATTAAGTCGGCTATCCCTTCGGGCAACGCCAAGAAAGGCACCGTGAGCAAGGCCGTGGTGGTGCGTGTGAAGAAGGAAGTGCGCCGCAAAGACGGTTCGTACATCCGCTTCGACGACAACGCCGCCGTGTTGCTCAATAACAACGACGAGCCCCGCGGCACGCGCATCTTCGGCCCCGTGGCCCGCGAGCTGCGTGAGCGCCAGTTCATGAAAATCGTATCCCTAGCCCCCGAAGTAATCTAA
- the rpsQ gene encoding 30S ribosomal protein S17: MATDVTTQDQAVAEDSRNMRKEITGTVTSSKMDKSITVAVVQKQKHPKYGKFVTKTTKFHAHDEKNECGEGDTVRIMSTRPLSKTKRWRLVEIVERAK, encoded by the coding sequence ATGGCAACCGACGTAACAACCCAAGACCAAGCCGTAGCTGAAGACTCGCGCAACATGCGCAAGGAAATCACCGGCACGGTAACGAGCTCGAAGATGGACAAATCCATCACCGTGGCTGTGGTGCAAAAGCAGAAGCACCCCAAGTACGGCAAGTTCGTGACCAAAACCACGAAATTCCACGCCCACGACGAGAAAAACGAGTGCGGCGAAGGCGACACGGTGCGCATCATGAGCACCCGTCCGCTGAGCAAGACCAAGCGGTGGCGCTTGGTTGAAATTGTTGAACGCGCTAAATAA
- the rpmC gene encoding 50S ribosomal protein L29: MKNKTDLKGLSADQLKEQIKAEQTTGQQLRFAHAISPLENPARLKANRKTVARLLTEQNRRKSEQSTNSAQ, encoded by the coding sequence ATGAAGAACAAGACCGACCTCAAAGGCCTTTCGGCTGACCAGCTGAAAGAGCAAATTAAAGCCGAGCAGACCACGGGTCAGCAGCTGCGTTTCGCTCACGCGATTTCGCCCCTCGAAAACCCCGCCCGCCTGAAGGCCAACCGTAAGACTGTCGCCCGCCTGCTCACCGAGCAGAACCGTCGCAAAAGCGAGCAGTCCACTAACTCCGCTCAATAA
- the rplP gene encoding 50S ribosomal protein L16 has protein sequence MLQPKRTKYRKMQKGRVTGLAYRGSSIDFGSFAIKSLEVSWITARQIEAARIAMTRAMKREGQVWIRIFPDKPITKKPAEVRMGKGKGSPEYWVACVKPGQIMFESDGVSLEVAKESLRLAAQKLPVKTSFVVRRDYTEAA, from the coding sequence ATGTTACAACCGAAAAGGACCAAGTATCGCAAGATGCAAAAGGGTCGCGTAACAGGCTTGGCCTACCGCGGCAGCTCCATAGACTTCGGTTCGTTCGCTATCAAGTCGCTGGAAGTGTCTTGGATTACGGCTCGCCAAATTGAGGCTGCCCGTATCGCCATGACCCGCGCCATGAAACGCGAAGGGCAAGTATGGATTCGCATTTTCCCCGACAAGCCGATTACCAAGAAGCCCGCTGAGGTGCGCATGGGTAAGGGTAAAGGCTCGCCCGAGTATTGGGTAGCCTGCGTGAAGCCCGGCCAAATCATGTTCGAGTCGGACGGGGTTTCGCTGGAAGTAGCCAAGGAGTCGCTCCGTCTGGCTGCCCAGAAACTGCCGGTGAAAACTTCTTTCGTGGTTCGCCGCGACTACACTGAAGCCGCCTAA
- the rpsC gene encoding 30S ribosomal protein S3 produces the protein MGQKVNPTGFRLGVIKGWDSNWYGGKDFAEKLVEDEKIRKYINARIQKGGISRIVIERTLKRITITINTARPGVVIGKGGQEVDKIKDELKQITSKDVQINIFEIKRPELDAKLVGESIAQQLAARISFRRAMKMSIQAAMRVGAEGIKIQCGGRLGGAEIARSEQYKEGRTPLHTLRADIDYALSEAQTVYGKIGIKVWVMRGEVFGKPDLSPNQQLTNPGGGEGGGGRRDDRGPRGERREGDRGPRRDGGAGGRGGNDRGPRGGAGDNAGPRRNGPAQGGGAAGGAGRGPRR, from the coding sequence ATGGGACAGAAAGTAAATCCAACTGGCTTCCGCCTCGGCGTTATCAAAGGCTGGGACTCTAACTGGTACGGCGGCAAGGACTTCGCCGAGAAACTGGTGGAGGACGAGAAAATCCGCAAGTACATCAACGCACGCATTCAGAAAGGCGGCATCAGCCGCATTGTGATTGAGCGCACCCTGAAGCGCATCACCATCACCATCAACACGGCTCGTCCGGGTGTGGTGATTGGCAAAGGCGGCCAGGAAGTAGACAAGATTAAGGACGAGCTGAAGCAAATCACCAGCAAGGACGTTCAAATCAACATCTTCGAAATCAAGCGTCCGGAGTTGGATGCCAAGCTGGTAGGCGAGAGCATCGCCCAGCAGTTGGCCGCTCGTATCTCCTTCCGTCGCGCCATGAAGATGTCGATTCAGGCTGCCATGCGTGTTGGTGCCGAAGGCATCAAGATTCAGTGCGGTGGCCGTCTCGGCGGTGCTGAAATCGCCCGTTCGGAGCAGTACAAAGAAGGTCGTACGCCGCTGCACACGCTGCGCGCTGATATCGACTACGCTTTGTCGGAAGCTCAGACCGTGTATGGCAAAATCGGCATCAAGGTGTGGGTGATGCGCGGTGAGGTGTTCGGCAAGCCCGACCTCTCGCCGAACCAGCAGCTCACCAACCCCGGTGGTGGCGAAGGTGGCGGTGGTCGTCGTGACGACCGCGGCCCCCGCGGCGAGCGTCGCGAAGGCGACCGTGGCCCCCGTCGTGACGGTGGTGCCGGTGGCCGTGGCGGCAACGACCGTGGCCCCCGCGGTGGTGCTGGCGACAACGCCGGTCCCCGTCGCAACGGCCCCGCCCAAGGTGGTGGTGCCGCCGGCGGTGCTGGCCGTGGCCCGCGTCGCTAG
- the rplV gene encoding 50S ribosomal protein L22, which produces MEAVAKLRNVPTSPRKMRLVADLVRGKKVTQALGLLRFEANIGAEKIEKLLLSALANWQQHNEEERIEDANLYISEIFVDEGRQLKRLRPAPQGRGHRIRKRSNHVTLKIDTKIEKAGSKAARAQAEKTTEHAKQVGTTENPKADAKS; this is translated from the coding sequence ATGGAAGCAGTAGCAAAACTCCGCAATGTGCCGACCTCGCCTCGCAAGATGCGTTTGGTGGCCGACCTCGTGCGCGGCAAGAAAGTGACCCAGGCCCTCGGCCTGTTGCGCTTCGAAGCCAACATCGGCGCCGAGAAGATTGAGAAACTGCTCCTGTCGGCCCTGGCCAACTGGCAGCAGCACAACGAAGAAGAGCGGATTGAGGACGCAAACCTCTACATCAGCGAAATCTTCGTGGACGAAGGACGCCAGCTGAAGCGCCTGCGCCCCGCCCCCCAGGGCCGTGGCCACCGCATCCGCAAGCGCAGCAACCACGTGACGCTGAAAATCGACACGAAAATTGAGAAGGCTGGCTCGAAAGCCGCTCGTGCTCAAGCTGAGAAAACTACCGAGCACGCTAAGCAAGTTGGCACTACCGAAAACCCCAAGGCCGACGCCAAATCCTAA
- the rpsS gene encoding 30S ribosomal protein S19, whose amino-acid sequence MARSLKKGPYIDFRLEKKVTALDTAGKKSVVKTWSRRSMISPDFVGHTFAVHNGNKFIPVYVTENMVGHKLGEFAPTRNFRGHIAKKDKGKR is encoded by the coding sequence ATGGCACGTTCACTAAAAAAAGGGCCGTACATTGATTTCCGGCTGGAAAAGAAAGTCACGGCACTCGATACGGCTGGTAAGAAATCGGTGGTGAAGACCTGGTCGCGCCGCTCGATGATTTCCCCGGATTTCGTTGGCCACACGTTCGCTGTTCACAACGGCAATAAGTTCATCCCGGTGTATGTGACCGAGAACATGGTAGGGCACAAGCTGGGCGAATTCGCCCCGACGCGCAACTTCCGCGGTCACATCGCCAAAAAAGATAAAGGCAAGCGCTAA
- the rplB gene encoding 50S ribosomal protein L2, translated as MALKKLRPTTPGQRFRVAPAFDEITASTPEKSLLTSLNKTGGRNSSGKMSNRYIGGGHKTQYRIVDFKRDKAGVPAVVKTIEYDPNRTARIALLNYADGEKRYIIAPAGMQVGTTIVSGPGVAPEVGNTLPLREIPLGTILHNIELQPGQGAAMARSAGTYAQIVAREDRYATLKLPSGEMRMVLVTCMATVGTVSNGDHMNTRMGKAGRNRWAGRRPRVRGVVMNPVDHPMGGGEGKSSGGHPRSRNGILAKGQKTRNKNKYSENLIVSRKGKK; from the coding sequence ATGGCACTTAAAAAACTCAGACCAACAACCCCAGGGCAGCGCTTCCGCGTTGCGCCGGCGTTCGACGAGATTACTGCGTCGACCCCGGAGAAGTCGCTCTTGACTTCCCTCAACAAAACGGGTGGCCGGAACTCTTCCGGTAAAATGTCCAACCGCTACATCGGCGGTGGTCATAAAACCCAGTACCGCATCGTGGACTTCAAGCGCGACAAAGCCGGCGTGCCGGCTGTCGTGAAGACCATCGAGTACGACCCCAACCGCACCGCGCGTATCGCCCTGCTCAACTATGCTGACGGCGAGAAGCGTTACATCATCGCGCCCGCCGGCATGCAGGTAGGCACGACGATTGTGTCGGGCCCCGGCGTAGCTCCCGAAGTGGGCAACACCTTGCCGCTGCGCGAGATTCCCCTCGGTACCATCCTCCACAACATCGAGCTTCAGCCCGGCCAGGGCGCGGCAATGGCTCGCTCGGCCGGCACCTACGCTCAAATCGTAGCCCGCGAAGACCGTTACGCCACGCTGAAATTGCCTTCCGGTGAGATGCGCATGGTCCTCGTGACCTGCATGGCCACGGTTGGTACCGTTTCGAACGGCGACCACATGAACACCCGCATGGGCAAAGCCGGCCGCAACCGTTGGGCCGGTCGTCGTCCCCGCGTTCGTGGTGTGGTAATGAACCCCGTTGACCACCCCATGGGTGGTGGCGAAGGCAAGTCGTCGGGTGGTCACCCGCGTAGCCGCAACGGCATTCTGGCTAAAGGTCAGAAGACCCGCAACAAGAACAAGTATTCGGAGAACCTCATTGTGAGCCGCAAAGGCAAGAAGTAA
- the rplW gene encoding 50S ribosomal protein L23 — protein MSTLKRPIVTEKATGLNEKGRYTFEVERTANKVQIKKDIEALYGVTVTEINTMRTIGKMKTRGTKGGQVTGRRAHGKKAIVTVKEGDVIDFYGNL, from the coding sequence ATGAGCACGCTGAAACGCCCCATCGTGACCGAAAAGGCCACCGGCCTCAACGAAAAAGGTCGCTACACTTTTGAAGTGGAGCGCACCGCCAATAAAGTGCAAATCAAAAAGGACATCGAAGCCCTGTACGGCGTGACGGTGACCGAAATCAACACGATGCGCACCATTGGCAAAATGAAAACCCGTGGCACCAAAGGCGGTCAGGTGACCGGCCGTCGGGCCCACGGTAAGAAAGCCATCGTGACCGTGAAAGAAGGCGACGTTATCGACTTCTACGGCAACCTGTAG
- the rplD gene encoding 50S ribosomal protein L4 translates to MELAVYNIKGEDTGRKVTLSDAIFGLEVNEHVMYLDVKQYLANQRQGTHKSKQRAEINRTTKKLKKQKGTGGARAGSMKSGVFVGGGRIFGPQPRDYGFKLNKKTKRVARLSALSSLAKDGKISLVETISLNAPRTKDFVAILDGLKLNNGKKTMLVTGEVNKNVILSARNLEKVKVSTPIGLNTHDLLNTDTLLISEDGMASLVQLYSTAE, encoded by the coding sequence ATGGAACTCGCAGTATATAACATCAAAGGCGAAGACACCGGCCGCAAGGTGACCCTGTCTGACGCCATCTTCGGCCTCGAAGTAAACGAGCACGTGATGTACCTGGACGTGAAGCAGTACTTGGCCAACCAGCGCCAGGGTACGCACAAGTCCAAGCAGCGCGCTGAAATCAACCGTACCACCAAGAAGCTGAAGAAGCAAAAGGGTACGGGCGGCGCCCGCGCCGGCAGCATGAAATCGGGCGTATTCGTAGGCGGTGGCCGCATTTTCGGTCCCCAGCCCCGCGACTACGGTTTCAAGCTCAACAAGAAGACCAAGCGTGTAGCCCGCCTCTCGGCTCTGTCGAGCTTGGCGAAAGACGGCAAGATTTCCCTCGTAGAAACCATCTCGCTGAACGCTCCCCGCACCAAGGATTTCGTTGCCATCCTCGACGGCCTCAAGCTGAACAATGGCAAAAAGACCATGCTGGTTACCGGTGAGGTAAACAAGAATGTTATCCTCAGCGCCCGCAACCTAGAGAAAGTAAAGGTGTCGACGCCCATCGGCCTCAACACCCACGACCTGCTCAACACGGATACCTTGTTGATTTCGGAAGACGGCATGGCTTCATTGGTTCAACTCTATAGCACCGCCGAATAA
- the rplC gene encoding 50S ribosomal protein L3, protein MPGIIGKKIGMTSLFTPDGKSIPCTLIEAGPCVVTQVKTIANDGYTAIQIGYGEKKAKNTTKALAGHFAKAGTTPKKKLVEFRLDAESIYAAGATIDATLFEEGEFVDVVGTSKGKGFQGVVKRYNFQGVGGQTHGQHNRLRHPGSIGACSWPSRVFKGMRMGGRMGNDRVKVQNLKVMRVVGDKNLILVSGSIPGAKNSYVVIEK, encoded by the coding sequence ATGCCTGGCATTATCGGTAAGAAAATCGGTATGACAAGCCTCTTCACTCCGGACGGGAAAAGCATTCCCTGCACGCTCATCGAGGCGGGTCCGTGCGTAGTGACGCAGGTTAAGACTATCGCGAATGACGGCTACACCGCCATTCAAATCGGGTACGGCGAGAAAAAGGCCAAGAACACCACCAAAGCATTGGCTGGTCACTTCGCCAAAGCCGGTACGACCCCCAAGAAAAAACTGGTTGAATTCCGCCTCGACGCTGAATCGATCTACGCCGCTGGCGCCACCATCGATGCTACTCTGTTCGAAGAGGGCGAGTTTGTGGACGTAGTAGGCACCTCTAAAGGCAAGGGTTTCCAGGGCGTTGTAAAGCGTTACAACTTCCAGGGTGTTGGTGGCCAGACCCACGGCCAGCACAACCGCCTGCGTCACCCCGGTTCTATCGGTGCTTGCTCGTGGCCTTCGCGCGTATTCAAAGGCATGCGCATGGGTGGCCGCATGGGTAATGACCGCGTCAAAGTGCAGAACCTGAAGGTGATGCGCGTAGTAGGCGACAAGAACCTGATTCTGGTGAGCGGCTCGATTCCTGGCGCGAAGAACTCTTACGTGGTAATCGAGAAATAG